The genomic DNA AGAGCAGCCTCAGTTCATCATTAACAAACAGCAAACTGCTACAATATAAGAGGCAAATACAATGAAGTCGACAAGGATCATATATTGACCAGTGAATCGCCTAGAAGAACAGATTTAGTAACATTGAGACAATTAAACTATGACAATAATAACAGGAAAAAGATTTCATCTCAAAATATATATTTGGACGCCAGAACAATACATCAATCATAGAAGCTGCAGCCTAACAATGCCTGGCCCAATGGTTGTCTCTTGCAAGTTCCGATATGAGGTAATACTAGCTTAGCATCAGCATAAAAGTACAGTAACTTTTCACTAAAAGCCGGCATAAAGAAGCATCAGTTTCCTTGGCAGGATAACCAATTACTTCAGGTATTGACGAAGAGGCCCATCAAAGCTGCCTGCTGATTACACCAACCAAAACACAGCATGATCAATACAGAAACAATGGAAAGCTGCAGATTGACAGATAGATGTGCAGCAGATTGACAGATAGATGTGCATAGTTTTCTAAACAAAAAGGATACATGTGCATGTTTATGCATTCAGGCATGAACTAGGTCCCTTTCACAAATGCAAAAATTCTTGTGAGGATTTCAAAATCATAAACTACTGGGGTCAAATCTATGAGTTATAGCAAAATGTTTGCACAATGCCAGGCAGCAATAACAGCCAGACTTCAGATCATATTATGGAAAAGATTGGTCTCAACATTCTATACACTAAATGATTGACAAGCATCAACACAGTAATTGAACCCTAATAACATGTTTCCCAAACAACTGAGCACGAATTCAGCATTTCCACTCAACTAATTACATCATCAGATCACAAAATTCATCACAGCAGATTGAATATAAGCATCGAGGGATGATGAAGCCCCAATCCGCACCGAGATCAGTGGTGGTGATGGCTGTGGTCGTGGGAGGACGACGGGCATCCGCCGCTGCCGTTGGTGCCCTCGCCAGCATCTCCCCGCGGGCACCGGtgcccgccgccggggccctCGTCGTCGCTGCAGTCCTCGTCGAAGGGGACCTCCTTGTGGAAGATGCAGCACTTCTTGGAGCTCTTGCGGCCGAGGCCCTCGTTGTCCACCGTCCCCTCCTTCCACGACACCTTCTTCTTGCCCCGCCGCTTCAGCCGCagcaccaccgcctccgccggctgcggcgcggccgtcgccgggggcggggccgaggaggacgaagagggggaggggtcAACGGTCACGGTCACGGATCCGGCTGACGACGAGTGCTGCGGCGGTGCGCGAGTCGCCATGGGAATTGGGGATTTTCCACCGCTATTGCGTGTTGGCGTTCGCCCCTAATTCCTTCGTTTTGAGGTCGGCCTTGTAATAATTGTAATGGCGCTCTGTTGGTAAGGTGAGGCTCGTTTTGCTGCAGgcgtaaaaaaaaaaagttaattgGATCCATACCATTATAATTATTTGTGTTTACTGATCTGTCATTACAATTTATTATATTGAAATCATACCACTACAATTCTACTGCTCTCCAAAAATATGACACTACTTATCCTATCAGTGTGTTTCATAAAATTTATAGACCAAAACACCCCGGCCTTCTTCTTTCTCACACCCCCTCTCTTTCCTTCCTCTCTCCTGGGCATATCCCCACTGCGGCCGGCCATCCCCATGGCGCCCGTAAACCCGTTTGCTCGTCGGCTCACCACCCCGTGTCGCGTCCTCCCACCCGTCACCCGAGCAGCCGAGACTCCAGAGGCCGCGCGCGCAGGCAGGACTGGACTGAGGAGACCGAGCCGCCCCTGGTGGCGTCGTGGCCCTGTTCGAGTCGTCTTTCACGCCGACTGGGACGACGCCTCGTCGCCCGGCgacgacgcccgcaacgtcgaGGCGGCCATCAGGGACCGGCTGCTGGGCTGCGActccgccaccgccgatgaccAAGGCTAGGGTAGCACGATCCGAGCTGGTTAGTGCCCCACAGTCATCAACATCGTTGGCGTGGGAGGGCATGTCGAGATCTGAGATCCTGCCCGACCTGTGGCAGCCCTCGTCGTCGAACCCGTGGTCCCTCAAGAGCGACCGGCTAGGGAAGctggcggcggcaccggcgggCTCGGGCGCCGGGATGGTCGCGTTGCGCTCGCACTCTTCCTCGGCGAGCTCAAGCGTCGGGAtggccgcgccgcgctcgcgctcctCCTTGGCGAGCTCGGGCGCCAGTATGGCCGCGGTGCGCTCATGCTCCTCTGCGCGCTCGGCGTCCGGCGCCAACACCGCCCCAGGGCTTGGCCACGTACAAGCAGAGGTGGGAGGTGCCTTTGCAGCAAGCCAACGACGGCGGCAGGGATCTGCCCCTGGAGAGAGAAGAAGGAAaggatgagaggaagaagaaaattggGGGTACTTTGGTCTATAAATTTTATGAAACA from Panicum virgatum strain AP13 chromosome 7N, P.virgatum_v5, whole genome shotgun sequence includes the following:
- the LOC120683082 gene encoding protein phosphatase 1 regulatory subunit INH3-like; this encodes MATRAPPQHSSSAGSVTVTVDPSPSSSSSAPPPATAAPQPAEAVVLRLKRRGKKKVSWKEGTVDNEGLGRKSSKKCCIFHKEVPFDEDCSDDEGPGGGHRCPRGDAGEGTNGSGGCPSSSHDHSHHHH